Part of the Nothobranchius furzeri strain GRZ-AD chromosome 2, NfurGRZ-RIMD1, whole genome shotgun sequence genome, ACCCACATTACTGTTTCCTCCAGATGGCGCGGCCTACTGCATGGGACGTTTAAATTCTGACTGCTGGTAAGTTCATGGTGGCGGTTCCACTCCCGTTAGAAATGCCCAGAGAACTAACCCCCCCGCCTGCCCCACAGGTACCTGTTCACCTTGGACCTACCAGAGTACTGGGAGAACAAGCATGCAGATCAGACGCtggaagttctgatgagtgatctcgaGCCAGCCGTTATGGACCAGTTCTACATGAAAGATGGTGTTTCTGCAAGTGAGGTCACTCGTGTAAGTAGAGCCCCTGGTCAGCAGGAGGCGGCGCAGGTCTAGTCCCAGAAATAACGGACCTGTTTCCTTCTCTTTCCAGAGGAGTGGAATTCGTGACCTGATACCAGGTTCTGTGATTGACGCCACAATGTTCAACCCATGTGGGTATTCGATGAATGGAATGAAGACTGACGTGAGTAACGGTGCTACTGTCGTCCATCTTGGTGGTGTGAACATGTGGGTGATGGAGCTCTGCGGTTCTGGTGTAGGGAACTTACTGGACCATCCACATCACCCCAGAGCCAGAGTTCTCCTACGTCAGCTTTGAAACCAACCTCTCCCAGACGTCGTACGATGACCTGATCCGTAAGGTCGTGGAGGTGTTCAAGCCAGGAAAATTTGTTACTACGCTTTTTGTCAATGAGGTGAGAAAATGGAGCATTTGTTGGTTTTCTGTTGATTTTTCCCCAAAGCTTGATTTGATCTCCCCTCCCCTCTTCTCCCAGAGCTCCAAGTGTCGCAGCGTGTTCTCTCCTCCCATGAAGCTTGAAGGTTACAAGCGTTTGGACCGCCAGTTGGCTCAGTTCAACGATTACAATTTTGTTTTCACAAGCTACTCCAAGAACCGCCAGCAGAACAAGCAGAACTGAGGGCCGAGGATGAAGAAGAGACGTAGAAAGAAAGCCGCCGCCCCCCTCCGCCCCAGCGTCGGCTTGACTCGTAACTGTGACTTTGATCTCTTGCATGAAAGGTCATCTCTTTGTCTCGATATTCTAGCCCACTCTTGCTGTGACCTTGAGGTGCATGTCAAAGAATTAAACCCCCTCTGTTGGAGGGTGTCCACTTGTGTCCAGTACACCTGTTCTTTCCTGCAGGTGTCCCCCCTCATCCCCCACAGACAAGGCTTCCGCCCCCACTAGGCTAGGGCCCTGACATGCTCAAACCAGTCGGTCTCCTCAGAGCTCCTGCAGCTCTTCCCGGCCTGTCCCATCCATCATCGATGGCAGTCAAACCGGTTAGCTCCTGTTAGGAGATGCCTGCCACCGAGCCCCAGGAAGGTCTAATTGTTTGAAGAATGTTGGTCAGAGGTGGAAGCTGGACCCAGCAACACACCTCTGAGCTATTTCCCACAGACTTCAGGCCCTACCTCTGCAATCCAGAAATCTGAACCCTTCCAGATGTTTCAAGCTAACAAAAGTTGGCATAAAGGAGAGCAGCGTGTTGCCAGATTGGTGCCAGCTGGCCCATTCTTGGTGCTCATAGAGGCTCTCCTGGAGCAGGTGTAGCAACCCCCAGTCCTTCCTCCCTTCTCTAACACTGTCCTGTGCTCACCTCACTCCCAGCCAGACTGGAGCCATCCCACTGGGACAAATGGGGAGATGATGAATCGGACGTGGTCGGCTTAGTTGCCCAGAGCGGCGGTTTTGTTTTCCTCACATAATGTCCAACATCTGTCTGTTCCCACCCCATCTAGAATCCTGCAGGAGCACAATAGAGGCCCATCAGTCTGAGCATGCCAGGGTGGGCCCAGATCATTCCACAACCcctccttttattttatttattctctttTTTTGCTGTGAATCGGTTGGTTAGAAACGTGGCTTGTCTAGCGGTTTTCTTTCAACCTTTTGGGCTGTGGGGGTTATTGGCACCACATCTCCACTGTCTGCACTTCCTGTTACCAGGTGACATGCCTGGAAGCAGCTCCATCCCGGTGTCTCGGATCAGTGGGGGGTGGGGTTTTATTCGGGGGCGTGGTTAACTTTCACTTAAACTTACTGCAGGTTCTTGACGAGTAATTTCCTGTCTTCTGATTGGCAGTGAGGGTGGAGGTGTATTTACTGGTTCCTTCTGCTCCGACTGTTCCAGTTTGTTGGAGCAGGTACATTTTAACCCCTTTAGTTTTTCTAAACGCTGAACTTGTAGCTTCGTTTTTCTGCTTCGGACCAACCATTCTCCCTGTTCCCGAGTTAAGGGATGTTGATGGGGATCCGATGCTGACGAGGTCAACGAGGGTGAAGCTACCTGCATCTGACGGGATGTACTGAATGACACATTTGCTGTTCTGATTCTTTATTTTGCTGTTCTTTTGGTCAAGATGTGCTAAATATGTCTGTGCATTTGGCTTGAAGCTTCAATAAAAAACTCCGCTGTACAATCACTCTCTTCTCTGGGACACTTGTGTATTCAAGCGGCTTTAGTGCATCTACAGAACAGGCTAGGCTTTGGTTATAAACTTGGTAACCCCTCACCTTGGGCATCTTCCCTGAGACGACGTAGTGATGCAAAAAGTGTCTATGCGCCACATAGGGGTGCCAGGCGGGAGGGGGCACCATAGCGATGATGTACGAGTATTTTAGTCTGCAGCTGTGTTTGTTATTTAATTAATAACAAGCATGTGTGATCAGGCGCCCCTTTGCATTTTAACatgccctacacacacacacacacacacacacacacacagcgcatGCTGGAGCGCAGTTGAAGAGGATACTTTTAAACATGAGCCACAGAACCAAGGTGTTTATTTATGTAAACTTTGTAGAATAAAGTCGCATTAATAAGCGCCAATGGAGCCTAGCTCTACGTGATGAGGTCCTGTCTAACCGGGACGGTGCAGGTTACCGGGACCAGACTGGGGAAATTCCCAGTGGGCCGGTCTAGTCGATGTTTCtagttattttgttttttccggccggtggtgctcactcctcacccctgccacgtggacctcaagggataaaccatcaaccctgctcagcggtcaactttcctcgtggggtcacacccattaggacagtgggagggttaagcgtCCGTTCGAGACGCAAAATGAGTCCACCtgtttgttgtgacctggagacaactcgagACTGGTCTAGTGGTGCCGTGGGGTCCACACGGGCTtcctgacattctggatctaccacgggggcctctgataagggtacgtaga contains:
- the amd1 gene encoding S-adenosylmethionine decarboxylase proenzyme isoform X1 translates to MMEENGAHFFEGTEKLLEVWFSRQDETKGTGDLRTIPRFEWDKLLENVHCLIISVTKTDKQEAYILSESSMFVSKRRFILKTCGTTLLLQALVPLLELAREYCGFDAIQNFFYSRKNFMKPTHQEFPHRNFQEEVDFLSQIFPNGAAYCMGRLNSDCWYLFTLDLPEYWENKHADQTLEVLMSDLEPAVMDQFYMKDGVSASEVTRRSGIRDLIPGSVIDATMFNPCGYSMNGMKTDGTYWTIHITPEPEFSYVSFETNLSQTSYDDLIRKVVEVFKPGKFVTTLFVNESSKCRSVFSPPMKLEGYKRLDRQLAQFNDYNFVFTSYSKNRQQNKQN
- the amd1 gene encoding S-adenosylmethionine decarboxylase proenzyme isoform X2 gives rise to the protein MMEENGAHFFEGTEKLLEVWFSRQDETKGTGDLRTIPSESSMFVSKRRFILKTCGTTLLLQALVPLLELAREYCGFDAIQNFFYSRKNFMKPTHQEFPHRNFQEEVDFLSQIFPNGAAYCMGRLNSDCWYLFTLDLPEYWENKHADQTLEVLMSDLEPAVMDQFYMKDGVSASEVTRRSGIRDLIPGSVIDATMFNPCGYSMNGMKTDGTYWTIHITPEPEFSYVSFETNLSQTSYDDLIRKVVEVFKPGKFVTTLFVNESSKCRSVFSPPMKLEGYKRLDRQLAQFNDYNFVFTSYSKNRQQNKQN
- the amd1 gene encoding S-adenosylmethionine decarboxylase proenzyme isoform X3 — translated: MFVSKRRFILKTCGTTLLLQALVPLLELAREYCGFDAIQNFFYSRKNFMKPTHQEFPHRNFQEEVDFLSQIFPNGAAYCMGRLNSDCWYLFTLDLPEYWENKHADQTLEVLMSDLEPAVMDQFYMKDGVSASEVTRRSGIRDLIPGSVIDATMFNPCGYSMNGMKTDGTYWTIHITPEPEFSYVSFETNLSQTSYDDLIRKVVEVFKPGKFVTTLFVNESSKCRSVFSPPMKLEGYKRLDRQLAQFNDYNFVFTSYSKNRQQNKQN